In a genomic window of Pedobacter sp. KBS0701:
- a CDS encoding redoxin domain-containing protein — translation MKLAKVITLIFLFPFTNVLGQGILPNRLLWTQISASNLINVKSKATVALKKNTAFVFISPECPLCKNYILVLNDLCKKYPQVNIVGIVPGKSYTLQDIKQFAEKYNAGFDIYLDKNKIFTKILKAKVTPETVVIDKNGNVRYRGLIDNWQAKLGVKRKVITDHYLDDALHGINTATYKYLETIPLGCLINDL, via the coding sequence ATGAAATTAGCTAAAGTCATTACATTAATTTTTCTTTTTCCGTTTACAAATGTACTTGGCCAAGGTATTTTGCCCAACAGATTACTTTGGACACAAATTAGTGCCAGTAATCTAATTAATGTTAAAAGTAAAGCGACAGTTGCACTGAAAAAAAATACTGCATTTGTATTTATTTCACCAGAGTGCCCGCTTTGTAAAAACTATATACTTGTTTTAAATGATTTGTGTAAAAAGTATCCCCAGGTAAATATTGTTGGTATTGTACCAGGGAAAAGTTACACGCTACAGGACATAAAGCAATTTGCTGAAAAGTACAATGCCGGTTTTGACATCTACTTGGATAAGAATAAAATCTTTACAAAAATCTTAAAAGCTAAAGTTACACCAGAAACAGTTGTGATAGATAAAAATGGCAATGTAAGGTATAGAGGCTTAATAGATAATTGGCAGGCCAAATTAGGGGTAAAAAGGAAGGTCATCACCGATCATTATTTGGATGATGCACTTCATGGAATAAATACGGCAACCTATAAATATTTAGAGACGATACCATTAGGCTGTCTCATAAATGATCTTTAA
- a CDS encoding SusD/RagB family nutrient-binding outer membrane lipoprotein, translating into MKIQHKVIHSILGLSLVIGVASCKKGFEELNKPYKDATVSTATPAGFFNNLAKRATEEDYTIYAGLFMPITNQQGVQNKNLPYINYITTFWRNYYQDLADYKQLLKLVSAAPNPGIYNDVKYMATILMSQKTLSMLDRYGDIPYSQAAVATEGSANYKPKYDKEESIYNSVLDDLKAAVEGVGGQNQSSIGTYESFLANDFVAWKKFGNALRLRYAVRLSKTNLQTKAKAIIAEILGNPSTYPLPNDQDLTALYKSNFGSFPLVVIPNSPDYGDRYWYAFRELSVSNIRMSSNVFAKMSSTNADDGSGFFDPRYKVWFMPNNAGKWVPQPQNGSVQDGGTPYPNESTNSPKAPGTDPGNKFAAFNYYLVRDFQSFPYVIISEADVHFLKAEIYNQGIGVGADQALAETEYNEGMKASVNFWYTTVNSNTTAIWPAAAKPGPITQAQIDIFTSNPAVKFTTGDVAGNYQKIITQSWLASMFNAVETWCTVRRTGVTPKDGTYTPVTYNRLPYPDDEKTNNLSNLNAIGGNVDANVQVAKKVYWMP; encoded by the coding sequence ATGAAAATTCAACATAAAGTAATCCATAGTATACTTGGCCTCTCGCTTGTCATTGGTGTGGCATCGTGTAAAAAAGGTTTCGAAGAATTAAATAAGCCCTATAAAGATGCAACTGTTTCTACGGCAACACCTGCAGGCTTTTTTAATAATTTGGCAAAACGCGCAACAGAAGAAGATTATACGATCTATGCCGGTCTGTTTATGCCTATTACCAATCAGCAGGGTGTTCAGAATAAAAACTTGCCATACATTAATTATATCACTACTTTTTGGCGTAATTACTACCAGGATCTGGCCGATTATAAACAACTTTTAAAGCTTGTTAGTGCTGCCCCCAACCCAGGTATTTATAATGATGTAAAGTATATGGCAACTATCCTGATGAGCCAAAAAACTTTATCGATGTTAGATCGCTATGGAGATATACCATATAGCCAGGCTGCTGTTGCTACCGAAGGCTCAGCAAACTATAAGCCAAAGTATGATAAAGAAGAAAGTATTTATAATAGTGTACTAGATGATCTAAAAGCTGCTGTTGAAGGTGTTGGTGGACAGAACCAAAGCTCAATAGGGACCTATGAATCTTTTTTGGCCAACGATTTTGTTGCTTGGAAAAAATTTGGAAACGCTTTAAGATTGCGTTACGCTGTTCGTTTAAGTAAAACCAATCTGCAAACCAAGGCGAAGGCCATCATTGCAGAAATTCTGGGTAATCCATCTACCTACCCATTACCTAACGATCAAGATCTTACAGCTTTATACAAAAGTAATTTCGGCAGTTTTCCTTTAGTGGTTATCCCAAATTCTCCAGATTATGGTGATCGCTATTGGTATGCATTCCGCGAACTCTCTGTTTCAAACATTAGGATGAGTTCAAATGTATTCGCTAAAATGTCATCAACCAATGCTGATGATGGTTCCGGATTTTTTGATCCGCGTTATAAAGTCTGGTTTATGCCAAATAATGCCGGTAAGTGGGTGCCTCAACCACAAAATGGATCTGTACAAGATGGCGGTACACCTTATCCTAATGAATCAACCAATAGTCCAAAAGCACCGGGTACCGATCCTGGTAATAAATTTGCTGCATTTAATTATTATCTCGTGCGTGATTTTCAGAGTTTCCCTTATGTAATTATTTCAGAAGCAGATGTACATTTCTTAAAGGCCGAAATTTATAACCAAGGTATAGGCGTTGGTGCTGATCAGGCTTTGGCCGAAACAGAATATAATGAAGGGATGAAAGCCTCTGTTAACTTTTGGTATACTACAGTTAATAGCAATACCACCGCAATATGGCCTGCTGCTGCTAAACCTGGTCCAATTACCCAGGCACAGATAGATATTTTTACCAGTAATCCTGCTGTTAAGTTTACAACTGGTGATGTAGCCGGAAATTATCAGAAAATAATTACTCAGTCGTGGTTGGCAAGCATGTTTAATGCAGTAGAAACTTGGTGTACAGTCAGACGTACCGGGGTGACACCTAAAGATGGCACTTATACCCCTGTTACTTATAATAGGTTGCCTTATCCTGACGATGAGAAAACCAACAACCTTTCTAATTTGAATGCGATTGGTGGTAATGTAGACGCTAATGTTCAAGTTGCTAAAAAGGTGTATTGGATGCCATAA
- a CDS encoding SusD/RagB family nutrient-binding outer membrane lipoprotein, which translates to MKTTNKITLLLTALIGISISSCKKDQFVELNTNPALLEVITPEQQFMNSTVNMHGDRFEYYYDNFRAIMPWMQMLTPLAGNSTTFIADAANFRNVRYGNFYPKVGGNLTDMEQLIKKMSAEEQAKRVYQLEIGRIVKAYYAFYVSDVSGSIAYTDAFMFRYGGTVTPKYTTQEALFDLLDTQLKNSVTILSATQPVPQTSLGTNDLFYQGVVANWIKVANSTRLRMAMRLMKRDPAKMRTKILDILSAPGGLINSASDSWVFRAGANFADGGDWSPQNLRAPKQTVDFMYTNADPRIRFFYQENSFTQTNFNLAKAQNKVPSTAVFDARRFYGVPSSPDASSSASFANFFNNISISVVNSTGQTVNQTMDSLSFIQPRLWAAGENGSKGINAFPLITYADVCFMRAELAARNITTESAEDWYNKGVAASISFYDDMANKAQIVDRLNALSYVALTATEIPDYMAKADIKYDPARGLDQIISQAYINFFKQPNEAWSLYKRTGMPNSTTVLKLEKIMASGTEQVIPRRASLPFPAPTNLNYQNIVDAYKIMQADPDFGVGSTDITGRVWWDKK; encoded by the coding sequence ATGAAAACGACAAATAAGATAACCCTTCTGCTAACCGCATTAATTGGGATTTCAATATCATCATGTAAAAAAGATCAGTTTGTAGAACTGAATACAAACCCCGCTCTATTAGAAGTAATCACGCCCGAACAGCAATTTATGAATTCTACCGTAAATATGCATGGCGATAGATTTGAATACTATTATGATAATTTTAGAGCAATTATGCCCTGGATGCAAATGCTAACCCCATTGGCTGGTAACAGTACTACCTTTATCGCTGATGCTGCAAACTTTAGAAACGTAAGATACGGTAATTTTTATCCTAAAGTTGGTGGCAACTTAACTGATATGGAGCAGTTAATTAAAAAGATGTCTGCTGAAGAACAAGCAAAAAGAGTATATCAATTAGAAATAGGCCGTATTGTTAAAGCCTATTATGCCTTTTATGTTTCTGATGTAAGTGGAAGTATAGCCTATACAGATGCATTTATGTTTAGATATGGAGGTACAGTTACGCCTAAGTATACTACGCAAGAAGCATTGTTTGATTTATTGGATACACAATTAAAAAATTCGGTAACCATATTATCAGCTACTCAACCAGTACCTCAAACTTCTTTGGGAACAAATGATTTATTCTATCAAGGGGTTGTAGCCAATTGGATTAAAGTTGCAAACTCTACGCGTTTGCGTATGGCTATGCGATTAATGAAAAGAGATCCTGCCAAAATGAGAACTAAAATTTTGGATATACTTTCAGCACCGGGTGGCTTAATTAATAGCGCTAGCGACAGTTGGGTTTTTAGGGCAGGAGCTAACTTTGCAGATGGTGGAGATTGGTCACCTCAAAATTTACGCGCACCAAAACAAACGGTAGATTTCATGTACACCAATGCTGATCCTAGAATTCGTTTCTTCTATCAGGAAAATTCCTTTACTCAAACTAATTTTAACCTTGCTAAGGCACAAAATAAAGTTCCATCTACTGCTGTTTTTGATGCCAGAAGATTTTATGGTGTGCCTTCTAGCCCTGACGCTTCATCCAGTGCTTCATTTGCAAATTTCTTTAATAATATTAGTATCTCAGTAGTTAATTCTACAGGTCAAACGGTAAATCAAACCATGGATTCTTTATCGTTTATTCAACCAAGATTATGGGCAGCTGGAGAAAATGGTTCAAAGGGGATTAATGCATTTCCTTTAATTACGTACGCTGATGTTTGTTTCATGAGAGCGGAATTAGCAGCAAGAAATATAACGACAGAATCTGCTGAAGACTGGTACAATAAAGGGGTAGCTGCATCGATATCTTTTTATGATGATATGGCCAATAAAGCTCAGATTGTTGATAGATTGAATGCATTAAGTTACGTGGCTTTAACTGCTACTGAGATTCCTGATTATATGGCTAAAGCTGATATTAAATATGATCCGGCAAGAGGACTAGACCAGATTATTAGTCAGGCGTATATAAATTTCTTTAAACAGCCAAACGAAGCTTGGTCTTTGTATAAAAGAACTGGAATGCCTAATTCTACAACCGTGTTAAAATTAGAAAAAATAATGGCTAGTGGAACAGAACAAGTTATACCAAGAAGAGCGAGTTTGCCATTCCCGGCACCAACAAATTTAAACTATCAAAATATTGTTGATGCTTACAAAATAATGCAGGCAGATCCAGATTTTGGAGTCGGATCTACAGATATTACCGGCAGAGTTTGGTGGGATAAAAAATAA
- a CDS encoding cytochrome c, with translation MLNKLFTIIILCCAFGSSYGQKITYYEHIAPIIRTKCAPCHRPGEAGPFSLLTYADVAKRVSFIRDVVESGFMPPWKPDNHYRMFANDRSLTNQEKKTIISWIDNKVPEGMEKNKEPVNTQFISGTQYNRKPDITLKVNKAFEVKGDNEERFIVFKIPFEMASAKNVAAIEFISTNKKNIHHANFAIHPVPDDIDIKQGADFVNLTDESRINYDQYLPFKKEMTYYGGWIPGTSFESYPADLGWVMPKRGVVLLTIHYAPIGKTEEDISGINFFFKDTPVKRVVNVVSLGSGGVGESSIDPYFMIQADSVKKFNLKILTPQDQSLLYVWPHMHLLGKSFKSYAVTAAGDTIKLISIPAWDFRWQEIYRFNKLIKVPKGSVLTIEGTYDNTKDNPNNPNNPPKMVFSANDMKSTDEMLTMLLIFLKYEEGDENKSLDILESQKNN, from the coding sequence ATGCTTAATAAACTCTTTACAATAATTATACTTTGTTGTGCTTTTGGAAGTTCTTATGGACAGAAAATTACCTACTATGAACATATCGCTCCAATAATCCGAACTAAATGTGCACCTTGCCATCGTCCGGGTGAGGCAGGACCTTTTTCGTTGCTAACCTATGCTGATGTTGCCAAAAGGGTTTCATTTATCAGAGATGTAGTTGAATCGGGATTTATGCCGCCATGGAAACCCGATAACCATTACCGCATGTTTGCAAATGATCGTTCGTTAACCAATCAGGAAAAGAAAACAATTATCAGCTGGATAGACAATAAAGTTCCCGAAGGAATGGAAAAAAACAAAGAGCCAGTTAATACGCAATTTATTTCGGGTACGCAGTATAACAGAAAACCTGATATTACGCTGAAAGTTAATAAAGCATTTGAGGTGAAGGGAGATAATGAGGAGCGGTTTATTGTTTTTAAAATTCCTTTCGAAATGGCTTCAGCTAAAAATGTAGCAGCTATAGAATTTATTTCAACCAACAAAAAAAATATCCATCATGCAAATTTTGCCATACATCCGGTTCCTGATGATATAGATATTAAACAAGGTGCTGATTTTGTAAATTTAACTGACGAATCAAGAATAAATTACGATCAATACCTGCCCTTTAAAAAAGAAATGACTTACTATGGTGGTTGGATACCTGGTACTTCATTCGAATCATATCCTGCCGATTTAGGATGGGTAATGCCAAAACGTGGTGTTGTTTTGCTTACCATACATTACGCACCCATTGGCAAAACCGAAGAGGATATTTCGGGTATAAATTTCTTCTTTAAAGATACACCAGTTAAACGTGTCGTAAATGTAGTTAGTTTAGGTTCTGGGGGAGTAGGCGAGAGCTCTATCGATCCCTATTTTATGATCCAAGCTGATTCTGTAAAAAAATTCAATCTTAAAATTTTAACTCCTCAGGATCAATCTTTGTTGTATGTATGGCCACATATGCATTTGTTGGGTAAGAGCTTTAAATCTTATGCTGTTACGGCTGCAGGTGATACTATTAAACTGATATCCATTCCCGCCTGGGATTTTAGATGGCAAGAGATTTATAGATTTAATAAGTTAATTAAAGTTCCTAAAGGATCAGTACTGACCATAGAAGGTACATACGATAATACAAAGGATAATCCAAATAATCCAAATAATCCTCCAAAAATGGTATTTTCTGCCAACGACATGAAATCTACGGACGAAATGCTCACCATGTTGCTGATATTTCTAAAATATGAAGAGGGTGATGAAAATAAAAGCCTTGATATTTTGGAAAGCCAAAAAAATAATTAG
- a CDS encoding ROK family protein → MSATTKKAQRLRADIIKLLYYKKKSSLTDLSKRIKKSLPLITSTVNALIEDGLIIEQGLAPSTGGRRPLNFLLNPDYKRYIIAVAMDQLTSQLTIYDLSNHQVLPTQVIDLDMTERKSADTLIEFIDRCIKKSTIDKENLLGIGIGMPGFVNADKGINYSFMQIENDISLQDYLAKKLSLPVYIDNDSSLIALAELNFGEARNLKDVLVVNIGWGTGLGMIINGKLYRGSSGYAGEFSHIPLSNSNALCSCGKRGCLEVETSLLVMVQKAEAAVKNGEETSLKALFNDKSKSHVDHFLNAVVKQDPVAISILADAAFQIGKGLATLIHIMNPERIVLSGRGAKAGKMLLPPIQQAINEFCIPRVAEQTEIKLSTLTDEAELLAAASLMVENSLFE, encoded by the coding sequence ATGTCAGCAACTACTAAGAAAGCACAACGATTAAGGGCCGACATCATTAAGCTGCTTTATTATAAAAAAAAATCATCTCTCACCGATTTAAGTAAACGTATTAAAAAGAGCCTGCCTCTAATCACGTCTACTGTAAATGCTTTAATAGAAGATGGTTTAATTATTGAGCAAGGACTCGCTCCATCTACCGGAGGCCGTCGCCCTTTAAATTTTTTATTAAACCCCGATTATAAGAGGTACATCATAGCCGTAGCCATGGATCAGTTAACCAGTCAGTTAACCATATATGATTTATCTAATCATCAGGTTTTGCCCACACAGGTGATTGATTTAGATATGACCGAGCGTAAAAGTGCAGATACTTTAATTGAATTCATTGATCGCTGTATCAAGAAATCAACAATCGATAAAGAAAATTTATTGGGAATTGGTATTGGTATGCCGGGTTTTGTGAATGCAGATAAGGGAATAAACTATTCCTTTATGCAAATTGAAAACGATATAAGCCTGCAAGATTATCTCGCTAAAAAATTAAGTTTACCAGTTTATATAGATAACGATTCGAGCTTAATCGCCTTAGCTGAATTAAACTTTGGTGAAGCAAGAAATTTAAAAGATGTACTTGTAGTAAATATTGGCTGGGGTACAGGTTTGGGTATGATTATTAATGGCAAATTATACAGGGGTAGTAGTGGTTATGCGGGCGAATTTAGCCATATCCCTTTATCTAATTCAAATGCCTTATGCTCTTGTGGTAAGCGAGGTTGCCTTGAAGTTGAAACGTCACTTTTGGTGATGGTTCAAAAAGCAGAAGCGGCGGTAAAAAATGGAGAAGAAACGAGTTTGAAAGCCCTTTTTAATGACAAAAGTAAAAGCCATGTAGATCATTTTTTGAATGCAGTTGTAAAACAAGATCCTGTAGCCATTTCTATATTGGCTGATGCCGCATTTCAGATTGGTAAAGGATTAGCCACTTTAATCCATATTATGAATCCTGAACGGATTGTATTAAGTGGTCGTGGTGCAAAAGCAGGAAAAATGCTGCTCCCTCCCATACAACAGGCTATTAACGAATTTTGTATACCGAGAGTAGCTGAACAGACGGAAATTAAGTTATCTACATTAACCGACGAGGCCGAACTATTGGCAGCAGCTAGCTTGATGGTAGAAAATAGTTTATTTGAATAG
- a CDS encoding SusC/RagA family TonB-linked outer membrane protein: protein MKKMYLKCLSVLLLSFLTITAFAQKTITGTVVEASGPLPGVSVSIKGTAKVTQTDAGGKFSISAADGNILVFRSIGYTSKEITVGTSSVVNVKLESSANSLEEVQVTTAFGIKKEKRALGYSTQEVSGKDLTIGQAPTIAQGLMGKVAGLQISQSGGGVEGGSSRIVVRGNTSLTGDNRALIIVDGVAINNDPANVNGNNTSSVAGNTGADVSSNNDWGTGMNFINQDDIESITVLKGPAAAALYGARGGNGVILITRKKGSNRPGLGIDYNYSYRHTDPYEIQNFQNEYGQGGVASMLTADNSKMFPINGAGQRYQIGNGNTAQGEYLSNSFGTVPYPNGKATDAYFSYPGSQSWGPRFDNLPILNYDGVLRPYSAQPDNWKAFFPDGSVVSHNVAISGGNDNATGRISYTRNDTKANILNSNIQSNVFNLGSTLKVSKKVSAEVTASYVNFTRLNAPTVGSGYLGGVIYSMPRDYNPYVDFDNTYGPNNSRKDVLTPGNFPAGSPAYPYSGSYLANQYWNINNNNTLFNRNGLTGGMKVMADLTDFLNVTAQGGVDNSNDVTTVKNYPTDVLGQANGAYKLAQAKNLSTNLQAFARLHKDNLFGKEINASLTAGVESYYRNDYISSNRTDGSLVKPFVFALNNGSNPVPQPEETKYTKKINSAYSFLNLSYKNYLFLEATARNDWSSTLANGSNSYFYPATNLSYVFTDGIKGLQNSLPWLSFGKLKLSYAETGSDTDPYSIFNLLDVTTNNGQQAQSLPGTLKFEGVKPQKSRSFEAGINLGLFKNRLNIDLTGYTMKSFNQILDNPLALSSGFNNVKINTGSLGNTGFEFIISGSPIKTKDFSWDVSISGAHAKTKVLELQDGVETLTLGNFFGGSGITQRVKVGDYYGTLYGKDFTYLNGQKVVKRATGTDDLPLQYTVDGKTYYAGTQWVLTQDEVPIGNSQPMLTGGITNTFKYKAFSLYVLADAKIGGDTFFGSYAAGMGSGNLVETLKERNGGGLPLVYPDGTTANTGVNFGGVFTNGTPNTDVVNYQWYYQGTFSAWNHLGVPRSASVFKNSWMKLREVALTYQVPAKFIQKTKVIQNLSLSLVGRDLFYIFTTIPKGLNPEGVNSIGNMQGIEYGSLPKTRSFGFTIRSSF, encoded by the coding sequence ATGAAAAAAATGTACTTAAAGTGCTTAAGTGTGTTGTTATTGAGTTTTTTAACAATTACCGCATTTGCACAAAAAACCATTACCGGTACGGTGGTGGAAGCATCTGGCCCACTGCCGGGCGTCAGTGTCTCCATTAAGGGCACAGCTAAAGTTACCCAGACAGATGCAGGCGGTAAATTCTCTATTTCTGCAGCAGATGGAAATATCCTTGTTTTCAGGTCTATTGGCTACACTTCAAAAGAAATTACAGTAGGAACATCTTCCGTTGTAAATGTTAAACTAGAGTCTTCTGCTAATAGTTTGGAGGAAGTTCAGGTTACTACAGCATTTGGAATTAAAAAGGAAAAAAGAGCGCTTGGCTACTCTACGCAGGAAGTATCCGGAAAAGATTTAACAATTGGCCAGGCGCCCACTATAGCACAGGGTTTAATGGGTAAAGTGGCTGGTTTACAGATTTCACAATCAGGAGGTGGGGTAGAAGGAGGTTCATCAAGGATTGTTGTCCGTGGAAATACCTCGTTAACAGGTGATAACAGGGCGCTTATTATTGTAGATGGTGTCGCCATAAATAATGATCCAGCCAATGTAAACGGCAATAACACTTCATCTGTTGCCGGTAATACAGGAGCCGATGTTTCCTCAAATAACGATTGGGGTACAGGTATGAACTTTATTAACCAGGATGATATAGAAAGCATTACGGTATTAAAAGGACCAGCTGCTGCGGCCTTATATGGTGCAAGGGGAGGTAATGGTGTTATTTTAATTACACGCAAAAAAGGGAGTAACCGCCCAGGACTTGGTATCGATTATAATTATTCTTACCGACATACAGATCCTTACGAAATACAAAATTTTCAAAATGAATATGGGCAAGGCGGTGTAGCTTCCATGTTAACTGCAGATAACAGTAAAATGTTCCCAATTAATGGTGCCGGACAAAGATATCAAATTGGTAATGGGAATACAGCACAGGGTGAATATTTAAGTAATTCTTTTGGTACGGTTCCTTATCCAAATGGAAAAGCAACAGATGCCTATTTCAGTTATCCCGGTAGTCAATCTTGGGGGCCCAGATTTGATAATCTACCCATATTGAATTATGATGGGGTTTTAAGGCCTTATTCGGCTCAGCCAGATAATTGGAAAGCATTTTTTCCTGATGGTTCTGTGGTAAGCCATAATGTAGCCATTTCTGGTGGCAATGACAATGCTACTGGGCGTATTTCCTATACCCGAAATGATACTAAAGCCAATATTTTAAATAGTAATATCCAATCGAACGTTTTTAACTTAGGCTCTACACTTAAGGTTTCTAAAAAAGTAAGTGCAGAAGTAACCGCAAGTTATGTAAACTTTACCCGTTTAAATGCCCCTACTGTTGGTTCGGGCTATTTAGGTGGAGTAATTTATTCCATGCCAAGAGATTATAATCCTTACGTAGATTTTGACAATACTTATGGTCCAAATAATTCGCGTAAAGATGTACTTACCCCAGGTAATTTCCCTGCGGGTTCACCAGCTTATCCTTACAGCGGAAGTTATTTAGCTAACCAGTATTGGAATATTAATAACAATAACACGCTTTTTAATCGTAATGGACTTACCGGGGGGATGAAGGTAATGGCTGATTTAACAGACTTCTTAAATGTAACCGCACAAGGAGGAGTAGATAATTCGAACGATGTAACTACTGTAAAAAATTATCCTACTGATGTTTTAGGGCAGGCAAACGGTGCTTATAAGTTGGCACAAGCCAAGAATCTGTCTACCAACCTACAAGCTTTCGCTCGTTTGCATAAAGACAATCTTTTTGGCAAAGAAATTAATGCAAGCTTAACCGCTGGAGTAGAAAGCTATTATCGTAATGATTATATTTCGAGTAACCGCACTGATGGAAGTTTAGTAAAACCATTTGTTTTTGCTTTAAATAATGGTTCAAACCCGGTTCCACAGCCAGAGGAAACAAAATACACCAAAAAGATAAATTCTGCATACAGTTTTTTAAACCTTTCTTACAAGAATTATTTGTTTTTAGAAGCTACAGCCCGTAACGACTGGTCGAGTACATTGGCAAATGGCTCAAACTCCTACTTTTACCCTGCAACTAATTTGAGTTATGTATTTACGGATGGAATTAAGGGGTTGCAGAATAGTTTGCCATGGTTAAGTTTCGGAAAGTTGAAACTCTCTTATGCAGAAACAGGATCAGATACCGACCCATACTCTATTTTTAATCTTTTGGATGTAACCACAAATAATGGGCAGCAGGCACAAAGTTTACCGGGCACATTAAAATTTGAAGGTGTAAAGCCACAAAAAAGCAGATCGTTCGAAGCTGGTATCAATTTAGGTCTATTTAAAAACAGATTAAATATAGATTTAACAGGTTACACCATGAAAAGCTTTAACCAGATTTTGGATAATCCATTGGCCTTATCATCGGGCTTTAACAATGTGAAAATTAATACAGGATCGTTGGGTAATACCGGTTTTGAGTTTATTATTAGTGGTTCTCCAATAAAAACGAAAGATTTTAGCTGGGATGTATCTATAAGTGGAGCGCATGCTAAAACTAAAGTATTGGAATTACAGGATGGCGTTGAAACCTTAACACTTGGAAACTTTTTTGGTGGCAGTGGTATTACCCAAAGGGTAAAAGTTGGTGATTATTACGGAACACTTTATGGAAAAGATTTTACCTATCTTAATGGCCAAAAAGTTGTAAAACGGGCTACTGGCACGGACGATTTGCCTTTGCAGTATACCGTTGATGGAAAAACTTATTACGCGGGTACGCAATGGGTATTAACGCAGGATGAAGTGCCAATTGGTAATTCTCAACCAATGTTAACCGGTGGTATTACAAACACCTTTAAGTATAAGGCTTTTTCATTATATGTATTGGCTGATGCTAAAATTGGAGGCGATACCTTTTTTGGTTCCTATGCTGCAGGTATGGGTAGTGGAAACTTAGTAGAGACCTTAAAAGAGCGTAATGGGGGAGGTTTACCTTTAGTGTATCCAGATGGAACCACGGCGAATACCGGAGTTAATTTTGGTGGAGTTTTTACAAATGGTACGCCTAACACGGATGTGGTAAACTATCAATGGTATTATCAAGGCACTTTCTCAGCCTGGAATCACCTTGGTGTACCACGTTCTGCATCGGTATTCAAAAATTCCTGGATGAAATTAAGGGAAGTAGCTTTAACTTATCAAGTGCCAGCTAAGTTTATCCAAAAAACCAAGGTTATCCAAAACTTATCACTTTCATTGGTTGGAAGAGACCTGTTTTACATCTTTACCACTATCCCTAAAGGTTTAAATCCTGAAGGTGTAAACAGCATTGGTAATATGCAGGGTATAGAATATGGATCTCTGCCAAAAACAAGATCATTTGGTTTTACTATCAGATCTTCATTTTAA